From one Fusobacterium simiae genomic stretch:
- a CDS encoding sugar ABC transporter ATP-binding protein: MSDTILKIENLSKSFGENTVLKDINLELKAGEILGLVGENGAGKSTLMKIIFGMDVIRETGGYNGKIFFDGKEVNFSSPFDALNAGIGMVHQEFSLIPGFKVSENIVLNRESVKNNVITHLFGEGISKIDQKDNTKRAQEAISKLGVSLTGQEQINEMAVAYKQFTEIAREIERENTKLLVLDEPTAVLTEDEAKILLDTMKKLAAKGITIIFITHRLNEIMSVSDKVTVLRDGQLINTVPTKSTNVNQITEWMIGRKVSASSEGKNVDNSNAENFMEIRNLWVDMPGEMLKGLDLDIKKGEILGLGGMAGQGKIAVANGVMGLFKSKGNVKYKGEDLTLNKPTYPLEKGIFFVSEDRKGVGLLLDESIERNIAFPAMEIKGLFLKKYLGFLNVIDDNAVTDNAKKYIEKLEIKSMGEKQKVAELSGGNQQKVCVAKAFTMEPDLLFVSEPTRGIDVGAKQLVLETLKEYNRERNTTIVVTSSEIEELRSICDRIAIINEGKVAGILPATASILDFGKLMSGIKEGE, translated from the coding sequence ATGTCGGACACGATATTAAAAATTGAAAATCTCTCTAAATCATTTGGTGAAAATACTGTATTAAAAGATATAAATTTGGAGTTAAAGGCAGGAGAAATTCTTGGACTTGTTGGAGAAAATGGTGCAGGAAAATCTACTTTAATGAAAATTATATTTGGTATGGATGTAATAAGAGAAACAGGTGGATATAATGGAAAAATCTTTTTTGATGGAAAAGAAGTTAATTTTTCTTCTCCATTTGATGCTCTTAATGCTGGTATAGGAATGGTTCACCAAGAATTTTCATTAATCCCAGGCTTTAAAGTTAGTGAAAATATAGTTTTAAATAGAGAGTCAGTAAAAAATAATGTGATAACACACCTATTCGGGGAAGGGATTAGTAAAATTGACCAAAAAGATAATACTAAAAGAGCTCAAGAAGCTATTTCAAAATTAGGAGTAAGCTTAACTGGACAAGAACAAATAAATGAAATGGCAGTTGCTTATAAGCAATTTACAGAAATTGCTCGTGAAATAGAAAGAGAGAATACAAAACTTTTAGTCTTAGATGAACCAACAGCAGTTTTGACAGAAGATGAAGCAAAAATTTTATTAGATACAATGAAAAAACTTGCTGCCAAAGGAATAACAATTATATTTATAACACATAGACTTAATGAAATAATGTCTGTTTCTGATAAAGTAACAGTTTTAAGAGATGGTCAACTTATAAATACAGTTCCTACAAAGTCTACAAATGTAAATCAAATTACAGAATGGATGATAGGGAGAAAAGTAAGTGCTTCATCTGAAGGAAAAAATGTAGATAACTCCAATGCAGAAAACTTTATGGAAATAAGAAATCTATGGGTTGATATGCCAGGAGAAATGTTAAAAGGTTTAGACTTGGATATTAAAAAAGGAGAAATACTTGGCTTAGGTGGAATGGCAGGACAAGGGAAGATAGCTGTTGCAAATGGAGTAATGGGACTTTTTAAATCAAAAGGAAATGTAAAATATAAAGGTGAAGATTTAACCTTAAATAAACCAACATATCCATTAGAAAAAGGGATATTTTTTGTTTCAGAAGATAGAAAAGGTGTAGGTTTATTATTAGATGAAAGTATAGAAAGAAATATCGCTTTTCCTGCTATGGAAATAAAAGGACTGTTCTTAAAAAAATATTTAGGTTTCTTAAATGTAATAGATGATAATGCTGTTACAGATAATGCTAAAAAATATATAGAAAAGTTAGAAATAAAAAGTATGGGAGAAAAGCAGAAAGTTGCAGAATTAAGTGGAGGAAATCAACAAAAAGTTTGTGTAGCAAAAGCTTTCACTATGGAGCCTGATTTATTATTTGTATCTGAGCCAACAAGAGGTATAGATGTTGGGGCTAAGCAATTAGTTTTAGAAACATTGAAAGAATATAACAGAGAAAGAAATACAACAATAGTTGTAACTTCATCTGAAATTGAAGAATTAAGAAGTATCTGTGATAGAATTGCAATAATAAATGAAGGTAAAGTTGCAGGAATACTGCCAGCAACAGCAAGTATACTTGATTTTGGAAAATTGATGTCAGGAATAAAGGAGGGGGAATAA
- a CDS encoding ABC transporter permease subunit, translated as MLKKFGLPRLIILIFLISTYIIAPFVGIPITTALADTIIRFGMNAILVLSLMPMIESGAGLNFGMPLGIEAGLLGALLSIELGFSGFIGFILAIIIAIIFAYIFGWAYGAILNKVKGGEMMIATYIGFSSVAFMCIMWIVLPFRKPDMIWAYGGSGLRTTISVETYWKGILNNVFGKISQAIPVGEIIFFLLLAFLMWLFFRTRSGLSMSAVGKNEKFAQATGIDSNKSRKQSVIISTVIAAIGIIVYQQSFGFIQLYLAPFNMAFPAIAAILIGGASVNRVTIWHVMIGTFLFQGILTMTPTVVNALIKTDMSETIRIIVSNGMILYALTRKDGGSRG; from the coding sequence ATGTTAAAGAAATTTGGATTACCAAGATTAATTATCTTAATATTTCTAATATCAACTTATATAATTGCTCCTTTTGTAGGTATTCCTATAACAACAGCATTAGCAGATACAATTATAAGATTTGGAATGAATGCTATTTTAGTTCTATCACTTATGCCTATGATAGAGTCTGGAGCAGGACTTAACTTTGGTATGCCCCTTGGGATTGAAGCAGGGCTTTTGGGAGCACTATTAAGTATAGAATTAGGATTTAGTGGTTTTATAGGTTTTATTTTAGCAATAATTATAGCTATAATATTTGCATATATTTTTGGCTGGGCTTATGGAGCAATTTTAAATAAAGTAAAAGGTGGAGAAATGATGATAGCTACATACATTGGTTTCTCATCAGTTGCTTTTATGTGTATTATGTGGATAGTACTACCATTTAGAAAGCCAGATATGATTTGGGCTTATGGTGGGTCAGGACTTAGAACAACAATAAGTGTAGAAACTTATTGGAAAGGCATTTTAAATAATGTTTTTGGAAAAATATCTCAGGCTATACCAGTTGGAGAAATAATATTTTTCTTACTATTAGCATTTTTAATGTGGTTATTTTTTAGAACAAGGTCAGGACTTTCAATGAGTGCTGTTGGGAAAAATGAAAAATTTGCACAAGCAACAGGTATTGATTCCAATAAAAGTAGAAAGCAGTCAGTAATAATCTCAACTGTAATTGCGGCAATAGGGATAATAGTATATCAACAAAGTTTTGGTTTTATCCAACTTTATTTAGCACCATTTAATATGGCGTTCCCTGCAATAGCTGCTATATTAATTGGAGGGGCTTCTGTTAATAGAGTAACAATTTGGCATGTTATGATAGGAACTTTCTTATTCCAAGGAATATTAACTATGACTCCAACGGTTGTAAATGCTCTTATAAAAACAGATATGTCTGAAACAATAAGAATAATTGTTTCTAATGGAATGATTTTATATGCATTAACTAGAAAGGATGGTGGAAGTCGTGGATAA
- a CDS encoding ABC transporter permease yields MDNNKIKNFLLNNSVPILILIMVAIMFPLSGLSGDYLIREMIQRISRNLFLIMSLLIPIVAGMGLNFGIVLGAMGGQLALILITNWHVMGLQGIFLAMILSIPFSILLGYLGGVILNRAKGKEMITSMILGYFINGAYQLVVLYSMGKIFPVKDKTLLLSSGRGIKNTVDLTEVAKSIDNAIPLRIFGYDIPVLTLLFIVALCFFVIWFRKTKLGQDMRAVGQDMEVSKSAGIEVNKVRIYAIVISTVLAGIGQVIYLQNLGTINTYNSHEQIGMFSVAALLIGGASVARATIPNAISGVILFHTMFVVAPRAGKELMGSAQIGEYFRVFISYGIIALVLIIYEWRRKKEKEREREKAIGF; encoded by the coding sequence GTGGATAATAATAAGATAAAGAATTTTTTATTAAATAACAGTGTTCCTATACTTATACTTATTATGGTGGCTATAATGTTCCCACTTTCTGGTTTAAGTGGAGATTATTTAATTCGTGAAATGATACAAAGAATATCAAGAAATTTATTTTTGATAATGTCATTATTAATACCAATAGTAGCAGGAATGGGGTTAAACTTTGGTATAGTTTTAGGAGCTATGGGTGGTCAGCTTGCTTTAATTCTTATAACTAACTGGCATGTAATGGGATTACAAGGTATATTTCTTGCAATGATACTTTCAATTCCATTCTCTATTTTGCTTGGATATTTAGGAGGAGTCATCTTAAATAGAGCAAAAGGAAAAGAAATGATAACTTCTATGATTCTAGGGTACTTTATAAATGGGGCTTATCAACTTGTAGTTCTATACTCAATGGGAAAAATTTTCCCAGTGAAAGATAAAACTCTTTTATTATCTTCTGGTAGAGGAATAAAGAATACTGTGGATTTGACAGAAGTGGCAAAATCAATAGATAATGCAATACCTCTTAGAATATTTGGTTATGATATTCCTGTTCTTACATTACTTTTTATAGTTGCACTTTGTTTTTTTGTTATCTGGTTTAGAAAAACTAAATTAGGTCAAGATATGAGAGCTGTTGGTCAAGATATGGAAGTTTCAAAATCAGCAGGTATAGAGGTGAATAAGGTTAGAATCTATGCAATAGTTATTTCAACTGTATTGGCAGGAATAGGACAAGTGATTTATCTTCAAAATTTAGGAACAATAAATACATATAATTCGCATGAACAAATAGGAATGTTCTCTGTCGCAGCTCTATTAATAGGAGGAGCTTCAGTTGCAAGAGCGACTATACCTAATGCAATAAGTGGAGTAATTTTATTCCATACAATGTTCGTTGTTGCACCAAGAGCAGGTAAAGAATTAATGGGTTCTGCACAAATAGGAGAATATTTTAGAGTATTTATTTCTTATGGAATTATAGCTCTTGTTCTTATTATTTATGAATGGAGAAGAAAAAAAGAAAAAGAAAGAGAAAGAGAAAAAGCAATAGGATTTTAA
- a CDS encoding DUF6672 family protein — protein sequence MKNTLKIAIIVLILVVISVILFITGKRHDILIENNSAAGIKYSINGEPYKTLDTGKKAEGITKGISNVIFIKTSDNKIIEKDLPSDDVNIFIKEIIDNSENWYKENGEN from the coding sequence ATGAAAAATACATTAAAAATAGCTATTATAGTTTTAATTCTTGTTGTGATTTCTGTAATTCTTTTTATAACTGGAAAAAGACATGATATTTTAATTGAAAATAATTCGGCAGCAGGAATTAAATACAGTATAAATGGAGAGCCATATAAAACATTAGATACTGGAAAAAAAGCAGAAGGAATAACAAAAGGAATATCTAATGTTATTTTTATAAAGACAAGTGATAATAAAATTATAGAAAAAGATTTACCTTCTGATGATGTAAATATTTTTATAAAAGAAATTATAGATAATTCTGAAAATTGGTATAAAGAAAATGGTGAAAACTAA
- a CDS encoding glucosaminidase domain-containing protein — translation MKKFLLAVVFLCLSFLSYSDGTEVLDQDTNTGVVTQAKDFAKVKGKSKKQIFIDTLIPTIEKIRNKVEADKQYVMSLIEKEILTEEEKLFLNEMFTKYKVKSKSKNELVHKMVVPPTSFILGQASLESGWGSSRLAKEGNNLFAIRSTLKDKEKTVYLGPNQFYKKYETLEDSLMDYIMTLSRHSSYSNLRNAINNGEETMVLVKHLGNYSEVKNIYEKRLTQIITKNNLVKYDA, via the coding sequence ATGAAGAAATTTTTACTGGCAGTTGTTTTTTTATGCTTGTCATTTCTTTCTTATTCTGATGGTACAGAAGTCCTAGATCAAGATACTAATACTGGTGTAGTTACCCAAGCAAAAGATTTTGCTAAAGTAAAAGGGAAGTCTAAAAAGCAAATTTTTATTGATACGCTTATTCCTACAATAGAAAAAATTAGGAATAAGGTAGAGGCTGATAAGCAATATGTAATGAGTTTAATAGAAAAAGAAATTTTAACTGAAGAAGAAAAATTATTTTTAAATGAAATGTTTACCAAATATAAGGTGAAGAGTAAATCAAAAAATGAGTTAGTTCATAAAATGGTGGTTCCACCAACATCATTTATACTAGGACAGGCTTCATTAGAAAGTGGTTGGGGAAGCTCAAGACTTGCAAAAGAAGGTAATAACTTGTTTGCAATCAGATCCACTTTGAAGGATAAAGAAAAAACTGTTTATCTAGGACCTAATCAGTTTTATAAGAAGTATGAAACTTTGGAAGATTCTTTAATGGACTATATAATGACTTTGTCAAGACATTCTAGCTATTCAAATTTAAGAAATGCTATAAACAATGGTGAAGAAACAATGGTACTTGTGAAACATTTAGGAAATTATTCTGAAGTAAAGAATATTTATGAGAAAAGATTAACTCAAATAATTACAAAAAACAACTTAGTGAAATATGATGCTTAG
- a CDS encoding YtxH domain-containing protein: MGLLDYIEARRLERERAIRNEKALNAVKIIASVGVGFALGVLFAPKSGKKTREDIANAAKEGLDFVSENVNNAIEVIKNKSSKLKEATTEKIGNISEKIEDIKEKSKNAKEKSDEEEKSSK; the protein is encoded by the coding sequence ATGGGATTACTAGATTATATTGAAGCAAGACGTCTTGAAAGAGAAAGAGCAATTAGAAATGAAAAAGCTCTTAATGCAGTTAAAATAATTGCAAGTGTAGGTGTAGGATTTGCATTAGGTGTGTTATTTGCTCCAAAATCAGGTAAAAAAACTAGAGAAGATATTGCTAATGCAGCTAAAGAAGGTCTTGATTTTGTTAGTGAAAATGTTAACAATGCTATAGAAGTTATTAAAAATAAAAGTTCTAAATTAAAAGAGGCTACTACTGAAAAAATTGGAAATATTTCTGAAAAAATAGAAGATATTAAGGAAAAGTCAAAAAATGCTAAAGAAAAATCTGATGAAGAAGAAAAGAGTAGTAAATAA
- a CDS encoding glycerophosphodiester phosphodiesterase: MKIFAHRGASGYAPENTLTAIKKAIEMKADGIEIDIQLTKDGKIVVMHDWKVDRTTTGRGYVYELDFKYIRSLDAGQWYTKDFIGEVVPTLEEVLDILPNDMILNIEIKDIARKHSNIEEKMLEVLKKYPEKFDNIIVSSFHHDKIRKLQELEPKLKLALLTDSEFIEIEKYLSTNGLNSYSYHPEINLISKETVEILHKNGVKVFVWSVNKEEDLDYLVKIGVDGVITNYPDIMKELLM; the protein is encoded by the coding sequence ATGAAAATTTTTGCACACAGAGGAGCATCAGGCTATGCACCAGAAAATACTTTAACAGCTATAAAAAAAGCTATTGAAATGAAAGCTGATGGAATAGAAATAGACATTCAACTTACAAAAGATGGGAAAATAGTCGTTATGCATGATTGGAAAGTTGATAGAACTACAACTGGTAGAGGTTATGTATATGAGTTAGATTTTAAGTATATAAGGTCTTTAGATGCAGGTCAATGGTATACAAAAGACTTTATAGGTGAAGTTGTACCAACATTGGAAGAAGTTTTAGATATACTTCCAAATGATATGATTTTAAATATAGAAATAAAAGATATAGCAAGAAAACATAGTAATATTGAGGAAAAAATGTTAGAAGTTTTAAAAAAATATCCAGAAAAATTTGATAACATAATTGTTTCATCTTTTCATCATGATAAAATTAGAAAGTTACAAGAATTAGAACCTAAGTTGAAATTAGCATTATTAACTGATAGTGAATTTATTGAAATAGAAAAATATTTATCAACTAATGGTTTGAATTCTTATAGTTATCACCCAGAAATAAATCTTATCTCTAAAGAAACTGTTGAAATATTACATAAAAATGGAGTAAAAGTCTTTGTTTGGTCAGTAAATAAAGAAGAAGATTTAGATTATTTAGTAAAAATAGGTGTTGATGGTGTTATAACTAATTATCCTGATATTATGAAAGAATTATTGATGTAA
- the tnpA gene encoding IS200/IS605 family transposase, which produces MNWNNGSYNKYLLQYHLIFVCKYRKKLLRHNQISNDIKQYSYDICNKHKVNIKYMETDKEHIHYMIETKPSINLSAVVRFVVNVEIKRN; this is translated from the coding sequence ATGAATTGGAATAATGGAAGTTATAATAAATATTTACTACAGTATCATTTGATATTTGTATGTAAATATAGAAAAAAATTACTTAGACATAATCAAATATCAAATGATATAAAACAATATTCTTATGATATTTGCAATAAACATAAAGTAAATATAAAATATATGGAAACAGATAAAGAGCATATTCATTATATGATAGAAACAAAGCCAAGTATAAATTTATCAGCAGTAGTCAGATTTGTAGTAAATGTGGAAATAAAAAGAAACTGA
- a CDS encoding dTDP-glucose 4,6-dehydratase, with amino-acid sequence MKTYLITGAAGFIGANFLKYILKKYEDIKVIVVDSLTYAGNLRTIKEELKDSRVKFEKVDIRDRKEIERVFSENKVDYVVNFAAESHVDKSIKNPQIFLETNILGTQNLLDSAKKSWTISKDENGYPIYREGVKYLQVSTDEVYGSLSKDYDEPIELVIDDKDIKKVIKNRKNLKTYGDKFFTEESPVDPRSPYSASKVAADHIVIAYGETYKLPINITRCSNNYGPYQFPEKLIPLMIKNILEGKKLPVYGNGENVRDWIFVEDNCKGIDLVLREARLGEIYNIGGFNEEKNIDIVKLIIDTLKEEITNNEEYRKVLKISIPNINYDLITYVQDRLGHDMRYAINPSKIAKDLGWYPETDFEMGIGKTIKWYLENQDWVNEVVSGDYQKIR; translated from the coding sequence ATTAAAACATATCTAATAACAGGAGCGGCAGGTTTTATAGGAGCAAATTTTTTAAAATATATCTTAAAAAAATATGAAGATATAAAAGTAATTGTTGTAGATTCATTGACTTATGCAGGTAATCTGAGAACAATAAAAGAAGAATTAAAAGATAGTAGAGTTAAGTTTGAAAAAGTGGATATTAGAGATAGAAAAGAAATAGAGAGAGTATTTTCTGAAAATAAAGTAGATTATGTTGTAAATTTTGCAGCAGAATCTCATGTGGATAAATCTATTAAAAATCCACAAATATTCTTAGAAACAAATATACTAGGAACTCAAAACTTATTAGATAGTGCTAAAAAATCTTGGACAATATCAAAAGATGAAAATGGATATCCAATATATAGAGAAGGAGTGAAATATCTTCAAGTATCAACTGATGAAGTCTATGGAAGTTTATCAAAAGATTATGATGAGCCAATAGAGCTTGTGATTGATGATAAAGATATAAAAAAAGTTATTAAAAATAGAAAAAATTTGAAAACTTATGGAGATAAATTTTTTACAGAAGAAAGTCCAGTAGATCCTAGAAGTCCATATTCAGCATCAAAAGTAGCTGCAGATCATATAGTGATAGCTTATGGAGAAACATACAAATTACCAATTAATATAACAAGATGTTCAAATAATTATGGACCATATCAATTTCCTGAAAAGTTAATTCCTTTGATGATAAAAAATATTTTAGAAGGAAAGAAACTTCCAGTTTATGGAAATGGAGAAAATGTAAGAGATTGGATTTTTGTTGAAGATAATTGTAAAGGAATAGACTTAGTTTTAAGAGAAGCAAGACTTGGAGAAATATATAATATTGGTGGTTTTAATGAAGAAAAGAACATAGATATAGTAAAACTAATAATTGATACACTAAAAGAAGAAATTACAAATAATGAAGAATATAGAAAAGTTTTAAAGATAAGTATACCAAATATTAACTATGATTTAATAACTTATGTACAAGATAGATTAGGACATGATATGAGATATGCAATTAATCCTAGTAAGATAGCAAAAGATTTAGGCTGGTATCCAGAAACAGATTTTGAAATGGGAATAGGAAAAACTATTAAATGGTATTTAGAAAATCAAGACTGGGTTAATGAAGTGGTATCTGGAGATTATCAAAAAATTAGGTAG
- a CDS encoding helix-turn-helix transcriptional regulator, translating to MNKLVFKSKDNEMIFHPGYLIKNIMDEEGKDAKEMEQLLGLTEREITSLINAEINITDEMIDRIIKNYGTSKELWKNFQNKYNLKIKELEKNPLIFNFKRENKISSDIANNILNNSSQNLVTA from the coding sequence ATGAATAAGTTAGTTTTTAAATCAAAAGATAACGAGATGATTTTCCACCCAGGATATTTAATCAAAAATATAATGGATGAAGAAGGGAAAGATGCAAAAGAGATGGAGCAGTTATTAGGTTTAACAGAAAGGGAAATAACAAGTCTCATAAATGCTGAAATAAATATAACAGATGAAATGATAGATAGAATTATCAAGAACTATGGAACATCAAAGGAGCTGTGGAAGAATTTTCAAAATAAATATAATTTAAAAATTAAAGAACTTGAAAAAAATCCTCTTATTTTTAATTTCAAAAGGGAAAATAAAATCAGTTCAGACATAGCAAATAATATATTGAATAATTCTTCTCAAAATCTAGTTACAGCATAA
- a CDS encoding toxin RelE, producing MIIRYKDKKIQEICESERKAIKKFNKVIAEKLMFSIEFLKNSNSLKDVADYHNFRLHELKYDRKGQFAIDLGKTTGYRLIIEPITVNKENETISYESINIVEIMEVSNHYE from the coding sequence ATGATAATTAGATATAAAGACAAAAAAATCCAAGAGATTTGTGAAAGTGAAAGAAAGGCTATAAAAAAATTTAATAAAGTCATTGCTGAAAAATTGATGTTTTCTATTGAATTTTTAAAGAACTCTAATTCTTTAAAAGATGTTGCAGATTATCATAACTTTAGGCTTCATGAGTTAAAATATGATAGAAAAGGACAGTTTGCAATAGATTTAGGAAAAACAACAGGATATAGATTAATCATAGAACCTATTACTGTCAATAAAGAGAATGAAACGATATCTTATGAAAGTATAAATATTGTTGAAATAATGGAGGTGTCAAATCATTATGAATAA
- a CDS encoding YebC/PmpR family DNA-binding transcriptional regulator, with product MSGHSKWNNIQHRKGAQDKKRAKLFTKFGRELTIAAKEGGGDPNFNPRLRLAIEKAKAGNMPKDILERAIKKGSGELEGVDFTEMRYEGYGPAGTAFIVEAVTDNKNRTASEVRSVFTRKGGNLGADGAVSWMFKKKGIITVKSEGIDADEFMMAALEAGAEDVEEDDDYFEVTTEYTEFQTVLENLKNAGYQYEEAEISMIPENKVEITDLETAKKVMALYDALEDLDDSQNIYSNFDIPDEILEQLD from the coding sequence GTGTCTGGACATAGTAAATGGAATAATATACAACATAGAAAAGGAGCTCAAGATAAAAAGAGAGCTAAACTATTTACAAAATTTGGAAGGGAATTAACAATTGCAGCTAAAGAAGGTGGAGGTGATCCAAACTTTAATCCAAGACTTAGACTTGCAATAGAAAAAGCTAAAGCAGGAAATATGCCGAAAGATATTTTAGAAAGAGCAATTAAAAAAGGTTCTGGAGAGTTAGAAGGTGTAGATTTTACAGAAATGAGATATGAAGGTTATGGACCTGCTGGGACAGCTTTCATAGTTGAAGCAGTAACAGATAATAAAAATAGAACTGCTTCTGAGGTAAGATCTGTTTTTACTCGTAAAGGAGGAAACCTTGGAGCAGATGGGGCAGTATCTTGGATGTTCAAGAAAAAAGGAATTATAACTGTGAAATCTGAAGGAATAGATGCTGATGAGTTTATGATGGCAGCATTGGAAGCAGGGGCAGAAGATGTTGAAGAAGATGATGATTATTTTGAAGTAACTACTGAATATACAGAATTTCAAACAGTTCTTGAAAATCTAAAGAATGCAGGTTATCAATATGAAGAAGCAGAAATTAGTATGATACCTGAAAATAAAGTTGAAATAACAGATTTAGAAACTGCTAAAAAGGTTATGGCACTTTATGATGCTTTGGAAGATTTAGATGACTCACAAAATATTTACTCAAACTTTGATATTCCAGATGAAATATTAGAACAATTAGATTAA